A window from Myxococcus fulvus encodes these proteins:
- the purN gene encoding phosphoribosylglycinamide formyltransferase, giving the protein MSTARVRLGVLVSGGGSNLQALLDACAREDFPAEVACVVSNVPTAYALERARAAGVPAVVVDHKAHASKAAFEAAILEALGATGVQWVCLAGFMRLLSADFLGRFAGRVLNVHPSLLPSFPGLHAQRQALERGVKVAGCTVHFVDAGTDTGPIIGQAAVPVLPDDDEKSLSARILVEEHRLYPLAVRLAVTGQVTLDGVRTRVAAAPSTGELALRSPGATK; this is encoded by the coding sequence ATGAGCACGGCGCGGGTCCGGCTGGGCGTGCTCGTCAGCGGAGGCGGGAGCAACCTGCAGGCGTTGCTCGACGCGTGCGCGCGCGAGGACTTCCCGGCCGAGGTGGCCTGCGTGGTGTCGAACGTGCCCACGGCGTATGCGCTGGAGCGGGCGCGGGCCGCGGGCGTGCCGGCGGTGGTGGTGGACCACAAGGCGCATGCGAGCAAGGCCGCGTTCGAGGCGGCGATTCTCGAGGCGCTGGGCGCGACGGGCGTGCAGTGGGTGTGTCTGGCGGGGTTCATGCGGCTGCTCAGCGCGGACTTCCTGGGGCGGTTCGCCGGACGGGTGCTGAACGTCCACCCTTCCCTGCTGCCGTCGTTCCCGGGGCTGCATGCGCAGCGGCAGGCGCTGGAGCGGGGCGTGAAGGTGGCCGGGTGCACGGTGCACTTCGTGGACGCGGGCACGGATACGGGGCCCATCATCGGACAGGCGGCGGTGCCGGTGCTGCCGGACGATGACGAGAAGAGCCTGAGCGCGCGCATCCTCGTCGAGGAGCATCGGCTGTATCCGTTGGCCGTGCGGCTCGCGGTGACGGGACAGGTGACGCTGGACGGCGTGAGGACGCGCGTGGCGGCGGCGCCGAGCACGGGTGAGCTGGCACTGCGCAGTCCTGGGGCGACGAAGTGA
- the purM gene encoding phosphoribosylformylglycinamidine cyclo-ligase, whose translation MGTTYKDSGVDIEAGDAFVDRIKPYAARTMRPEVVAGVGGFGGLFALPPGKYREPVLVAGTDGVGTKLKVAFAAGRHGTVGIDLVAMSVNDILTCGAEPLFFLDYFATGRLEVDAAAEVVKGIAQGCELAGCTLLGGETAEMPGFYARGEYDLAGFCVGVVERSAIIDGKSVKPGDALIGLTSSGLHSNGYSLARKVLLENAKLALDATPEGLGRTLGDALLEPTRIYVKDALALTQAVKVKGMAHITGSGIPGNLPRCLPDGTRAVLSEKSWVKPPIFDLIAKLGSVARDEMFSTFNMGLGLIVVVAQEDVAQALEVLRARGVEASEVGRVEAGSGEATAVIEP comes from the coding sequence GTGGGAACGACCTACAAAGACTCCGGAGTGGACATCGAGGCCGGCGACGCGTTTGTCGACCGAATCAAGCCCTACGCCGCGCGCACGATGCGTCCGGAGGTCGTCGCGGGAGTCGGCGGCTTCGGGGGGTTGTTCGCGCTGCCGCCCGGCAAGTACCGCGAGCCGGTGCTGGTGGCGGGCACGGACGGGGTGGGCACCAAGCTGAAGGTGGCGTTCGCCGCGGGCCGGCACGGCACGGTGGGCATCGACCTGGTGGCCATGTCGGTGAACGACATCCTCACCTGTGGCGCGGAGCCGCTGTTCTTCCTGGACTACTTCGCCACGGGCCGCCTGGAGGTGGACGCGGCGGCGGAGGTGGTGAAGGGCATCGCCCAGGGCTGCGAACTGGCCGGGTGCACGCTGCTGGGCGGGGAGACGGCGGAGATGCCGGGCTTCTACGCGCGGGGCGAGTACGACCTGGCGGGATTCTGCGTCGGCGTGGTGGAGCGCTCGGCCATCATCGACGGCAAGAGCGTGAAGCCCGGGGACGCGCTCATCGGGCTGACGTCGTCGGGGCTGCACAGCAACGGCTACTCGCTGGCGCGCAAGGTGCTGCTGGAGAACGCGAAGCTCGCGCTGGACGCGACGCCGGAGGGGCTGGGGCGGACGTTGGGCGACGCGCTGCTGGAGCCCACGCGCATCTACGTGAAGGACGCGCTGGCGCTGACGCAGGCGGTGAAGGTGAAGGGCATGGCGCACATCACCGGCAGCGGCATCCCCGGCAACCTGCCCCGGTGCCTGCCGGATGGGACGCGCGCGGTGCTGAGCGAGAAGTCCTGGGTGAAGCCGCCCATCTTCGACCTCATCGCGAAGCTGGGGAGCGTGGCGCGCGACGAGATGTTCAGCACGTTCAACATGGGGCTGGGCCTCATCGTGGTGGTGGCGCAGGAGGACGTGGCGCAGGCGCTCGAGGTGCTGCGCGCGCGGGGCGTGGAGGCGTCCGAGGTGGGCCGCGTGGAGGCGGGCTCGGGCGAGGCCACGGCGGTCATCGAGCCATGA
- a CDS encoding Crp/Fnr family transcriptional regulator, with protein MGAEETLFQRFGKEFPKGTELFREGEAGREMFVIQAGKVSISKRVRDVEKVLAVLGPGEFFGEMAIISNKPRNASAVVNEDARLLVIDPKTFEAMIRGNAEIAVRMIKKLAERLSEADAQIENLLHNDPASRVVHQLIQTAQSRGRPSEEGTGTDIDFVVREMPRQIGVGEPAVRNVLDRLVRAGLISRSGDRLTVYDTARLHDFLQYLEMKWKFGDL; from the coding sequence ATGGGCGCCGAGGAAACCCTCTTTCAACGTTTCGGCAAGGAATTCCCAAAGGGCACCGAACTCTTCCGTGAGGGAGAGGCGGGCCGGGAGATGTTCGTCATCCAGGCGGGCAAGGTCTCCATCTCCAAGCGCGTGCGCGACGTGGAGAAGGTCCTGGCCGTCCTGGGGCCCGGCGAGTTCTTCGGGGAGATGGCCATCATCTCCAACAAGCCGCGCAACGCGTCCGCGGTGGTCAACGAGGACGCCCGGCTGCTGGTCATCGACCCCAAGACGTTCGAGGCGATGATCCGCGGCAACGCGGAGATCGCCGTCCGGATGATCAAGAAGCTGGCCGAGCGCCTGTCGGAGGCGGACGCCCAGATCGAGAACCTGCTGCACAATGATCCGGCCAGCCGGGTGGTGCACCAGCTCATCCAGACCGCCCAGTCTCGCGGCCGCCCCTCCGAGGAGGGGACGGGGACGGACATCGACTTCGTCGTCCGCGAGATGCCCCGGCAGATTGGCGTGGGCGAGCCCGCGGTGCGCAACGTGCTGGACCGCCTGGTCCGCGCGGGCCTCATCTCACGCAGTGGTGACAGACTCACCGTGTATGACACGGCCAGACTCCACGACTTCCTCCAATACCTGGAGATGAAGTGGAAGTTCGGAGACCTCTAG